A single Caretta caretta isolate rCarCar2 chromosome 2, rCarCar1.hap1, whole genome shotgun sequence DNA region contains:
- the LOC125632086 gene encoding uncharacterized protein LOC125632086 — MAERGHDQETLQCRIKLKELRNAYHKVQEANHCSSAAPTSCRFYKELDKILGGNPTTTAKTTMDTLLAHEPVESGQSQEEEILDKDGEGDPAAEDDSEVRGACSQELFCTPEEVSQSQLSELGEVQTGEEAPDMTLGAQPPPLLSPAERLRRIRKWPRRTKEDFLHDVMMHSVAKKQEIEGVAGQREDNVAHQNEVTERLLKVMERQADMLQVLQALQTEQLRARPLLQLLLQNAFPSAPLPPNIANTLLSTSGIQSVPTAFHSCPVTVQPCGLPVPIALNTRSSAV, encoded by the exons aTGGCAGAAAGGGGCCACGACCAGgagacactgcagtgcaggatcaaACTGAAGGAGTTGCGGAACGcttaccacaaggtgcaggaggcaaaccactgctctagtgctgcacccacaagctgccggttctacaaagagctggataaGATACTTGGTGGCAACCCCACCACCACTGCAAAGACTACTATGGATACTTTGTTGGCTCATGAGCCAGTTGAGAGTggacagagccaggaggaggaaatcttggacaaggatggggagggggacccagcaGCAGAGGACGACTCGGAGGTCAGaggtgcatgcagccaggagctcttctgtactccagaggaggttagccagtcacagctgtcggagcttggtgaagtgcaaacaggagaggaagcccctg atatgaccttgggagcccagcctcccccttTGTTATCACCAGCtgaacggctgcgcagaattagaaagtggccacgaagaactaaagaggactttctgcatgatgtcatgatgcactctgtGGCCAAAAAGCAAgaaattgaaggagtggcaggacagcgagAGGACAACGTGGCACACCAGAATGAAGTCACAGAGCGGCTTTTAaaggttatggagcgccaagcggacatgCTCCAGGTGCTACAagcactgcaaactgagcagctccgcgcccgccctctcctgcagctgctgttgcAAAACGCTTTCCCAAGTGCCCCCCTCCCTCCGAACatcgccaacacactcttatcaacctccggGATCCAGTCTGTACccactgcattccactcctgccccgtcacagtccagccctgtggactcccagtacccattgcactcaacacccgttcttctgcagtttag